Proteins co-encoded in one Microbacterium hydrocarbonoxydans genomic window:
- a CDS encoding excinuclease ABC subunit UvrA, translating to MTHVADGHDLIRVQGARENNLKDVSVDIPKRRLTVFTGVSGSGKSSLVFDTIAAESRRMIDETYSAFVQGFMPSVPRPDVDVLEGLTTSIIVDQERLGANPRSTVGTVTDANAMLRILFSKLGQPYIGGPTAFSFNIPTQRASGVMTGPGGEKKIVKDAIYLGGMCPRCEGRGAVSDLDLTQIVDESKSLDEGAIMVPGYTADGWMVKGFSASGFYPADKPVSSFTEKQRHLFLYGEVTKVKISGINMTYEGLIPKITKSMLSKDLDALQPHIRSFVERVATFATCPECDGTRLTEGARSSKIDGISIADACRMQVTDLAAWVRGLELPGAGPLLDALKANLDAFVTLGLGYLSLERPSGTLSGGEAQRIKMLRHLGSSLTDVTYVFDEPTIGLHPHDIQRMNTLLLRLRDKGNTVLVVEHKPETIAIGDHVVDLGPGAGSAGGEICFEGTVEGLKASGTRTGAHLDDRATLKTTVRASSGAIEVRGATANNLQDVDVDIPTGVLTVVTGVAGSGKSSLIHGSVSKRDGVVAIDQGAIKGSRRSNPATYTGLLEPIRKAFAKANGVKPALFSANSEGACPTCKGAGVIITELGFMDTIETPCEDCGGKRFQAAVLVYKLAGKDITEVLDLPVSEARVFFSEGEAKLPAAAAILARLEDVGLGYLSLGQPLSTLSGGERQRIKLAIQMGEKGDTYVLDEPTTGLHLADVQNILGLLDRLVESGKTVIVIEHHQAVMAHADWIIDIGPGAGHDGGRVVFEGPPAELVASRSTVTGEHLAAYVGA from the coding sequence CCGAAGCGTCGGCTGACGGTGTTCACGGGTGTGTCAGGCTCGGGCAAGAGCTCGCTGGTCTTCGACACGATCGCGGCCGAGTCCAGGCGCATGATCGATGAGACGTACAGCGCGTTCGTGCAGGGCTTCATGCCCTCGGTCCCGCGGCCCGATGTCGACGTGCTCGAGGGGCTCACGACCTCGATCATCGTCGACCAGGAGCGCCTGGGGGCGAACCCTCGCTCGACGGTGGGAACCGTCACGGATGCGAACGCGATGCTGCGCATCCTGTTCAGCAAGCTCGGTCAGCCGTACATCGGCGGGCCGACCGCGTTCTCCTTCAACATCCCCACGCAGCGAGCCAGCGGTGTCATGACGGGTCCCGGCGGTGAGAAGAAGATCGTCAAGGATGCGATCTATCTCGGCGGGATGTGTCCGCGTTGCGAGGGCAGGGGAGCGGTCTCCGATCTCGACCTCACTCAGATCGTCGACGAGTCCAAGTCTCTCGACGAGGGCGCGATCATGGTGCCCGGGTACACCGCTGACGGCTGGATGGTGAAGGGCTTCTCCGCCTCGGGCTTCTACCCGGCCGACAAGCCCGTCTCATCGTTCACCGAGAAGCAACGCCACCTCTTCCTCTACGGAGAGGTCACCAAGGTCAAGATCTCCGGCATCAACATGACGTACGAGGGGCTGATCCCCAAGATCACCAAGTCGATGCTCTCGAAGGACCTCGACGCTCTGCAGCCGCACATCCGCTCCTTCGTCGAGCGCGTCGCGACTTTCGCGACCTGCCCCGAATGCGACGGCACGCGGCTGACCGAAGGGGCGCGGTCGTCGAAGATCGATGGCATCAGCATCGCGGACGCATGCCGGATGCAGGTCACCGACCTCGCCGCGTGGGTGCGCGGACTGGAGCTGCCGGGGGCCGGCCCTCTGCTCGACGCCCTCAAGGCGAACCTGGATGCCTTCGTGACGCTCGGACTCGGATACCTGAGCCTGGAGCGCCCGTCGGGAACGCTCTCGGGCGGAGAGGCGCAGCGCATCAAGATGCTGCGCCACCTCGGTTCGTCTCTGACCGATGTCACCTACGTCTTCGACGAGCCCACGATCGGGTTGCACCCGCATGACATCCAGCGGATGAACACGCTGCTGCTGCGTCTTCGAGACAAGGGCAACACTGTGCTGGTCGTCGAGCACAAGCCTGAGACCATCGCGATCGGCGATCACGTCGTCGACCTCGGCCCCGGGGCCGGGAGCGCGGGTGGTGAGATCTGCTTCGAGGGCACGGTCGAAGGGCTGAAGGCGAGCGGTACGCGCACCGGAGCGCACCTCGACGACCGAGCGACTCTGAAGACGACGGTGCGCGCGAGCAGCGGCGCCATCGAGGTGCGGGGTGCCACGGCGAACAACCTCCAGGACGTCGATGTCGACATCCCGACGGGAGTGCTCACCGTCGTCACCGGTGTGGCGGGCTCGGGCAAGAGCTCGCTCATCCACGGGTCGGTATCGAAGCGCGACGGGGTGGTCGCGATCGACCAGGGCGCGATCAAGGGATCTCGCCGGAGCAACCCCGCCACGTACACCGGGCTCCTCGAGCCGATCCGCAAGGCATTCGCGAAGGCGAACGGCGTCAAGCCCGCGCTGTTCAGTGCGAACTCCGAAGGGGCGTGCCCGACGTGCAAGGGCGCGGGTGTCATCATCACCGAGCTCGGGTTCATGGACACGATAGAGACCCCTTGCGAGGACTGCGGCGGTAAGCGCTTCCAGGCCGCTGTCCTCGTCTACAAGCTCGCAGGCAAGGACATCACCGAGGTGCTGGATCTCCCGGTCTCCGAGGCCCGCGTGTTCTTCTCGGAGGGCGAGGCGAAGCTGCCTGCAGCGGCGGCGATCCTTGCACGCCTCGAAGATGTGGGACTCGGATATCTCTCGCTCGGCCAGCCGTTGTCGACTCTGTCCGGAGGCGAGCGGCAGCGCATCAAGCTGGCCATCCAGATGGGGGAGAAGGGCGACACGTATGTCCTCGACGAGCCCACGACCGGTCTGCACCTGGCCGACGTCCAGAACATCCTCGGCCTCCTCGACCGTCTGGTGGAATCAGGTAAGACGGTCATCGTGATCGAGCATCACCAGGCGGTGATGGCGCACGCCGACTGGATCATCGACATCGGACCGGGCGCTGGGCATGACGGCGGACGGGTCGTGTTCGAGGGCCCTCCGGCCGAGCTCGTTGCGTCGAGATCGACGGTCACGGGAGAGCACCTCGCGGCATACGTCGGAGCGTAG
- a CDS encoding GNAT family N-acetyltransferase → MTTNSVPGARARGSHATRDSMLVVDHEHLSDTRLDALRSLFDSEYLASHGAWDPDRPYGYSPAGVHVMLVRDSRVLAHVGFQRRLIAVGDRDVCVAGTGGVLVHREWRSAGVGRRVMSRAQEAMIGDDRIEFGYLGCREEVVPFYESTGWSRVHAAERHVSMHDRRESSMSLDGPIMVFAASGAAWPGGDIDLRGTPW, encoded by the coding sequence ATGACCACGAACTCCGTTCCTGGCGCTCGGGCCCGCGGGTCGCACGCGACGCGAGACAGCATGCTCGTCGTCGACCACGAGCACCTTTCAGACACCCGGCTCGATGCCCTCCGGAGTCTGTTCGACAGCGAGTATCTGGCGTCTCACGGCGCGTGGGACCCTGACCGCCCCTACGGATACTCGCCCGCCGGTGTGCATGTGATGCTCGTTCGAGATTCCCGCGTTCTCGCGCACGTGGGATTCCAACGTCGACTCATCGCCGTCGGCGACCGTGACGTCTGCGTGGCGGGGACCGGGGGAGTACTCGTGCATCGCGAGTGGCGATCGGCGGGAGTGGGCCGGCGGGTGATGTCGCGCGCTCAAGAAGCGATGATCGGTGACGATCGCATCGAGTTCGGCTATCTCGGATGTCGCGAGGAGGTCGTTCCGTTCTACGAGAGCACGGGCTGGTCGCGCGTTCACGCCGCAGAGCGGCATGTCTCGATGCATGATCGCCGCGAGTCGTCGATGTCACTCGATGGTCCGATCATGGTCTTCGCCGCCTCGGGCGCTGCGTGGCCTGGGGGAGACATCGATCTCCGGGGCACGCCCTGGTGA
- a CDS encoding GNAT family N-acetyltransferase yields MTGRRQNERVPLHSDRRSPHLRETDWGGDDVGTVSDLVRAYLVQTESEKRKHGLRQTSVSGAALPERYEREVRDPRTAYAGCTTFLAEFDDRPAGVVIVRTHGGVSEITRLWADPELRGRGIGSALLDAALSRTRDAVRLSVWEWRTAAIRLYESRGFERVASWDDRPGLVCMLRSSRSDRLAR; encoded by the coding sequence GTGACGGGGCGACGGCAGAATGAAAGAGTGCCCCTTCATTCCGATCGCCGATCGCCACATCTCCGCGAAACCGATTGGGGCGGCGACGACGTCGGCACGGTGAGCGATCTCGTCCGGGCGTACCTCGTGCAGACCGAAAGCGAGAAACGCAAGCACGGACTGAGGCAGACCTCAGTGTCTGGGGCCGCTCTGCCGGAGCGTTACGAGCGGGAGGTGCGCGATCCGCGAACCGCATACGCCGGATGCACGACGTTCCTCGCGGAGTTCGATGATCGCCCCGCCGGTGTCGTCATCGTCCGGACACACGGGGGAGTGTCCGAGATCACGCGACTGTGGGCCGACCCCGAGCTGCGGGGTCGAGGCATAGGCTCGGCGCTCTTGGACGCGGCACTGTCACGGACGCGCGATGCTGTCAGACTGTCGGTCTGGGAATGGCGCACTGCGGCGATCCGACTGTACGAGTCGCGCGGGTTTGAGCGAGTCGCCAGCTGGGACGACCGACCGGGACTCGTGTGCATGCTCCGCAGCAGCCGTTCAGATCGGCTGGCGCGATGA
- a CDS encoding VOC family protein, whose product MTPTPVHHSIDYVELVVTDIDTAKRFYQNAFGWSFVDYGPSYAGIAHPSGDGSEVGGLLLSDSGRPAGGPLVLLYSDDLGATQLAITEAGGAVTQGPYDFPGGRRLHFTDPTGNELGVWSAR is encoded by the coding sequence ATGACACCTACGCCCGTTCACCACTCGATCGACTACGTCGAACTCGTCGTCACCGATATCGATACCGCGAAGCGCTTCTATCAGAACGCCTTCGGATGGAGCTTCGTCGACTATGGTCCGTCGTACGCAGGAATCGCACACCCCTCAGGGGACGGATCCGAGGTGGGCGGTCTCCTGCTCTCCGACAGCGGGCGCCCCGCCGGAGGACCACTCGTGCTGCTGTACTCCGACGACCTCGGCGCCACTCAGCTCGCGATCACCGAAGCCGGCGGTGCGGTCACCCAGGGACCCTACGACTTTCCGGGCGGACGCCGTCTTCACTTCACCGACCCGACCGGCAATGAGCTGGGGGTCTGGTCGGCCCGGTGA
- a CDS encoding MFS transporter translates to MQQVPRSPVTTPGWRAWLIWSVGVAAYVLAITNRTSLGAVGVEAADRFQADASTLALFAVVQLAVYGGMQIPIGILLDRFGSRPIMTVGMLLMAAGQLTMALSPSIGIAVFARILLGAGDAAIFPAVLRLVATWFPAQRGPIMVQFTGIIGQAGQLIALVPLAALLHATTWTITFGSIAGLGVLFTVLVALLIRNHPVERGADVTVNTDTGVIRVVTSSIDTGVGIRAALAHPGTRLAFWSHFTTPFAGTAFILLWGMPFLTAAQGLDTAHAAGIISVYVIAGMVLGPVIGDLSRRLPNQRSLALVLPAVGLQFIAWVAVIAMPEPAPLWMLYALAIALATGGPASMIAFDHARTHNPSHRLSTATGVTNAGGFIAALIAIWLIGLALDIQGAGTPETYSFEAFRIAFLMPVPLWILGVVFILVERKRTRIRMGLDPEKRR, encoded by the coding sequence GTGCAACAGGTTCCCCGCTCCCCCGTGACGACGCCGGGCTGGAGGGCCTGGCTCATCTGGTCGGTCGGCGTGGCCGCCTACGTCCTCGCCATCACGAATCGCACCTCTCTCGGTGCGGTCGGAGTCGAGGCCGCCGATCGGTTCCAGGCGGATGCGTCGACGCTGGCGCTGTTCGCGGTGGTGCAGCTCGCCGTCTACGGCGGGATGCAGATCCCGATCGGCATCCTGCTCGACCGCTTCGGCTCGCGTCCGATCATGACGGTGGGCATGCTGCTCATGGCGGCCGGGCAGCTCACGATGGCGCTTTCCCCCAGTATTGGCATCGCCGTCTTCGCCCGCATCCTTCTCGGTGCCGGCGATGCCGCGATCTTCCCGGCCGTGCTGAGGCTCGTCGCGACGTGGTTCCCGGCCCAACGCGGTCCGATCATGGTGCAGTTCACAGGGATCATCGGCCAGGCCGGTCAGCTGATCGCACTGGTGCCGCTCGCCGCGCTGCTGCACGCGACCACCTGGACGATCACGTTCGGGAGCATCGCGGGGCTCGGCGTGCTCTTCACCGTTCTCGTGGCCCTGCTGATCCGCAATCACCCGGTCGAGCGCGGAGCCGATGTGACGGTCAACACCGACACAGGGGTGATCCGCGTCGTCACGTCGTCGATCGACACGGGAGTCGGCATCCGCGCAGCGTTGGCGCATCCGGGCACCCGCCTCGCCTTCTGGTCGCACTTCACGACTCCTTTCGCGGGGACTGCGTTCATCCTGCTGTGGGGAATGCCCTTCCTCACTGCCGCTCAAGGGCTCGACACCGCTCATGCGGCCGGGATCATCTCCGTCTACGTGATCGCGGGCATGGTGCTCGGGCCGGTCATCGGCGACCTGTCACGGCGCCTTCCCAATCAGCGCTCCCTCGCTCTGGTGCTACCTGCGGTCGGCCTGCAGTTCATCGCCTGGGTCGCCGTGATCGCCATGCCCGAACCCGCCCCGCTGTGGATGCTCTACGCGCTCGCCATCGCGCTCGCGACGGGCGGCCCCGCGAGCATGATCGCGTTCGATCACGCCCGGACCCACAATCCGTCGCATCGCCTCAGCACCGCGACCGGCGTGACGAACGCCGGTGGTTTCATCGCAGCGCTCATCGCGATCTGGCTCATCGGTCTGGCCCTCGACATCCAGGGTGCGGGCACACCGGAGACGTACTCGTTCGAGGCGTTCCGGATCGCCTTCCTGATGCCCGTACCGCTCTGGATCCTCGGTGTGGTGTTCATCCTCGTCGAGCGCAAGCGCACTCGCATCAGGATGGGGCTGGATCCCGAGAAGCGCCGCTGA
- a CDS encoding GNAT family N-acetyltransferase, translating to MPGPFSFSRDARVIDRDLVHRWLSEQSYWAQGRARETQDAAMDASRNYCVLDADERQVAYARVVTDGVTFAWLCDVFVDETMRGHGIGKMLVEGVIDDLQRFSTVRRIMLATSTADGLYAKYGFAESAGPTRYMVKPMERA from the coding sequence ATGCCCGGGCCGTTCTCGTTCTCCCGCGACGCGCGCGTCATCGATCGCGATCTCGTGCATCGCTGGCTCAGCGAGCAGTCGTATTGGGCGCAGGGTCGCGCGCGCGAGACTCAGGACGCGGCGATGGATGCGTCTCGCAACTATTGCGTCCTCGATGCCGATGAGCGTCAGGTCGCCTACGCACGAGTGGTCACCGACGGCGTCACGTTCGCCTGGCTGTGCGACGTGTTCGTCGACGAGACGATGCGGGGGCACGGAATCGGGAAGATGCTCGTCGAGGGCGTCATCGACGACCTGCAGCGCTTCTCGACGGTGAGACGGATCATGCTGGCGACGAGCACGGCAGACGGGCTGTACGCGAAGTACGGATTCGCCGAATCGGCCGGACCGACACGCTATATGGTCAAGCCGATGGAGCGCGCCTGA
- a CDS encoding SUMF1/EgtB/PvdO family nonheme iron enzyme, which translates to MTDIEMRRIVGGQVTLHDARRKVERSVDLADFEIGVFPVTEEQLGEILPIPSRHPRRPAADLSWLRAVHFCNAASEWEGLDPVYHFDGEDVSWDTAGEGYRLPTEAEWEFACRAGSVGPHYAPLADAAWTGADGVTEPQDVGGKLPNLNGLFDTLGNVWEWCWDLLDPARYGDYRVFRGGGFADDSWSVRASVRRGGAPRMHHEDVGIRVARGAFDTPGEAQGWSDRADRENAVIDGPVPFGWTPLRRPGR; encoded by the coding sequence GTGACAGACATCGAGATGCGCCGCATCGTCGGCGGTCAGGTGACGCTGCATGATGCGCGTCGCAAGGTCGAGCGCTCGGTCGACCTCGCGGACTTCGAGATCGGCGTCTTCCCTGTGACGGAGGAGCAACTGGGCGAGATCCTCCCCATACCGTCACGACATCCGCGCCGCCCTGCGGCAGATCTGAGCTGGCTTCGTGCCGTGCACTTCTGCAATGCGGCTTCTGAGTGGGAGGGACTCGATCCCGTCTACCACTTCGATGGAGAGGATGTCTCCTGGGACACGGCGGGGGAGGGCTACCGACTCCCCACAGAGGCTGAATGGGAGTTCGCCTGCCGGGCCGGCTCGGTCGGGCCCCACTACGCACCGCTTGCGGATGCGGCCTGGACGGGTGCCGACGGCGTGACAGAGCCGCAGGATGTCGGCGGCAAGCTGCCGAACCTCAACGGACTCTTCGACACTCTCGGCAACGTCTGGGAGTGGTGCTGGGATCTGCTGGATCCCGCGCGTTACGGCGACTACCGTGTGTTCCGGGGCGGCGGTTTCGCCGACGATTCATGGAGCGTGCGGGCATCCGTGCGCCGCGGAGGAGCTCCTCGTATGCATCACGAGGACGTGGGCATCCGCGTCGCTCGCGGCGCGTTCGACACACCGGGGGAGGCCCAGGGGTGGTCTGACCGCGCCGACCGCGAGAACGCCGTGATCGACGGCCCCGTGCCTTTCGGCTGGACGCCGCTGAGACGGCCCGGACGCTGA
- a CDS encoding SGNH/GDSL hydrolase family protein, producing the protein MRYVAIGDSFTEGVGDVLPDGRERGWADLAAQGWADASGHVVKYANLAIRGKLAWPIVEQQLEPALALGPTHLSFNGGGNDMLRPRTDLEHIADAFSRVLRRCDEEGVTLILLSGADPSGQLPMGSLVKKRGDLLSEAVLRRIEDRPDVVRALNWPDRELSQPQYWSEDRLHMNSAGHHRVAARVLHGLGFEPDPTWWSPSSLAASGPAGLAYYREFVGPWVRRRVTRTSSGDGRAAKYPTWVELAPRS; encoded by the coding sequence GTGCGATATGTGGCCATCGGCGATTCCTTCACCGAAGGGGTCGGCGATGTACTTCCTGACGGACGGGAGCGGGGCTGGGCTGATCTCGCAGCGCAGGGGTGGGCCGATGCCTCGGGACATGTCGTGAAATACGCCAACCTCGCGATCCGCGGAAAGCTGGCTTGGCCGATCGTCGAACAGCAGCTCGAACCCGCGCTCGCGCTCGGGCCGACGCATCTGTCCTTCAACGGCGGCGGCAACGACATGCTGCGTCCCCGCACTGACCTCGAGCACATCGCCGATGCCTTCAGCCGGGTCCTGCGCCGCTGCGATGAAGAGGGCGTGACCCTGATCCTCCTCTCCGGCGCCGACCCGAGCGGCCAGCTGCCGATGGGCAGCCTGGTGAAGAAGCGTGGCGATCTGCTCTCCGAGGCCGTCCTTCGGCGCATCGAGGATCGTCCCGATGTCGTGCGCGCGCTGAACTGGCCTGACCGCGAACTGTCTCAGCCGCAGTACTGGTCGGAGGACCGGCTTCACATGAACTCGGCGGGCCATCACCGGGTGGCTGCCCGAGTCCTGCACGGGCTCGGGTTCGAGCCCGACCCGACGTGGTGGTCTCCGTCGTCGCTCGCGGCCTCAGGCCCCGCAGGGCTGGCGTACTACCGCGAGTTCGTCGGCCCCTGGGTGAGACGACGCGTCACCCGCACATCGTCGGGCGACGGGCGCGCCGCGAAGTACCCGACGTGGGTCGAACTGGCTCCGCGGTCGTGA
- a CDS encoding MFS transporter, with protein MANTSLPSRASLAGRLDDLPFTRRHLRLLTGSGVGWALDAMDVGLISFILAALTQQWGLTKTDAGWIASVGFIGMAIGATLGGLLADRLGRRQVFALTLLVYGVATGASALVGGIAALLVLRFLVGLGLGAELPVASTYVSEFAPARIRGRLIVILEAFWALGWTAAALIGYFVIPASDDGWRWAFAFGAIPAVYALIVRWGLPESPRWLASRGRIAEADRIVSMFEADAGVEPGPAIRREPASRSIAVTARARLTTLWNAEFRTRTLCLWVVWLCVNFAYYGAFIWIPSILVDAGFDLVRSFGFTLIITLAQLPGYAVAAWLIEVWGRRTTLSVFLVGSAVSAVFFGTSTTEVTIVASGMALSFFNLGAWGALYAVTPEIYPTSLRGTGAGWAAGVGRLASIAAPLAVPVMLVAGGAPLLFAVFGACFVVAAAAAWGLSDRRGQALDDR; from the coding sequence ATGGCCAACACCTCGTTGCCGAGTCGCGCCTCGCTCGCCGGGCGTCTCGACGATCTGCCTTTCACCCGCCGTCATCTGCGCCTTCTCACGGGATCCGGTGTCGGATGGGCGCTCGACGCCATGGACGTCGGTCTCATCTCGTTCATCCTCGCTGCGCTCACCCAGCAGTGGGGGCTGACCAAGACGGATGCGGGCTGGATCGCCTCCGTCGGGTTCATCGGCATGGCGATCGGCGCGACTCTGGGAGGGCTCCTCGCCGATCGGCTGGGGCGTCGACAGGTCTTCGCGCTGACGCTTCTGGTCTACGGCGTCGCCACCGGTGCCAGCGCGCTGGTCGGTGGGATCGCCGCGCTGCTCGTGCTGCGATTCCTCGTGGGCCTCGGCCTCGGAGCCGAGCTCCCCGTCGCCTCGACGTATGTCAGCGAGTTCGCGCCGGCGCGAATCCGCGGCAGACTGATCGTCATCCTCGAAGCCTTCTGGGCACTCGGCTGGACGGCTGCGGCACTGATCGGCTACTTCGTGATCCCCGCGTCCGACGACGGCTGGCGATGGGCGTTCGCCTTCGGCGCGATACCCGCCGTCTATGCATTGATCGTGCGGTGGGGGCTGCCCGAGTCGCCGCGGTGGCTGGCATCTCGAGGTCGAATCGCCGAAGCAGACCGCATCGTGTCGATGTTCGAAGCCGACGCGGGGGTGGAACCGGGCCCGGCGATTCGCCGCGAACCGGCATCCCGTTCGATCGCCGTCACCGCGAGGGCACGACTCACCACGCTGTGGAACGCGGAGTTCAGGACTCGCACGCTGTGCCTGTGGGTCGTCTGGCTGTGCGTGAACTTCGCCTACTACGGCGCGTTCATCTGGATCCCGAGCATCCTTGTCGATGCCGGCTTCGATCTCGTGCGCTCTTTCGGCTTCACACTGATCATCACCCTCGCTCAGCTTCCCGGTTACGCTGTGGCCGCATGGCTGATCGAGGTGTGGGGGCGGCGCACGACGTTGTCGGTCTTCCTCGTGGGGTCGGCGGTGTCGGCCGTCTTCTTCGGCACGTCGACGACCGAGGTCACGATCGTCGCGTCGGGGATGGCGCTCTCGTTCTTCAACCTCGGAGCGTGGGGAGCCCTCTACGCGGTCACTCCCGAGATCTACCCGACCTCGCTGCGCGGGACCGGCGCGGGGTGGGCCGCAGGGGTCGGACGACTCGCGTCGATCGCTGCGCCGCTCGCTGTCCCCGTCATGCTGGTCGCCGGTGGCGCGCCGTTGCTCTTCGCGGTGTTCGGGGCCTGTTTCGTGGTGGCCGCCGCCGCCGCCTGGGGCCTCTCCGACCGACGCGGACAGGCTCTGGACGATCGATGA
- a CDS encoding LLM class flavin-dependent oxidoreductase, with protein MSIEFGLDTFGDITRGDDGELLTGAQTIRNIVEQAEMADRVGVDFFGVGEHHRSEFAVSAPEMVLATIAGRTKSIRLGTAVTVLSSDDPVRVFERFSTLDALSDGRAEVVLGRGSFIESFPLFGYDLQDYDALFEQKLELFVELLSEKPVTWSGSMRPSLENADVFPKTANGLRTWVGVGGSPESVVRVARHGLGLMLAIIGGPAGRFAPFVELYHRSVASFGTPSHPVAVHSPGHIADTDDEAWEAAYSGFEAMNNTIGAERGWPPYSRARFQNDIGPAGATYAGSPDRVAAKIADTVTTLGLGRFDLKYATGTLSHESMMRSIELYGTEVIPRVRRLLAQRD; from the coding sequence ATGAGCATCGAGTTCGGGCTGGACACGTTCGGCGACATCACGCGAGGCGACGACGGCGAGCTCCTCACGGGAGCGCAGACCATACGCAACATCGTCGAGCAGGCCGAGATGGCCGATCGCGTAGGTGTCGACTTCTTCGGCGTGGGGGAGCACCACCGGTCGGAGTTCGCGGTCTCCGCGCCCGAGATGGTGCTCGCCACGATCGCGGGGCGGACGAAGAGCATCCGCCTCGGAACGGCTGTGACCGTGCTGTCGTCGGACGACCCCGTGCGGGTCTTCGAACGCTTCTCCACGCTCGACGCCCTGTCCGACGGTCGCGCCGAGGTCGTGCTCGGGCGTGGCTCGTTCATCGAGTCCTTCCCCTTGTTCGGCTACGACCTGCAGGACTACGACGCGCTGTTCGAGCAGAAGCTCGAACTCTTCGTCGAGTTGCTCTCAGAGAAGCCGGTCACGTGGTCGGGCTCGATGCGCCCGTCGCTCGAGAATGCCGATGTCTTCCCGAAGACGGCGAACGGTCTTCGCACCTGGGTCGGCGTCGGGGGCAGCCCCGAGTCGGTCGTGAGGGTCGCACGGCACGGTCTCGGACTGATGCTGGCGATCATCGGGGGGCCGGCAGGCCGCTTCGCGCCGTTCGTCGAGCTCTACCACCGCTCCGTCGCGTCTTTCGGCACACCCTCGCACCCGGTCGCCGTGCACTCGCCCGGTCATATCGCCGACACGGACGATGAGGCCTGGGAGGCGGCCTATTCGGGCTTCGAGGCCATGAACAACACGATCGGCGCGGAGCGCGGGTGGCCGCCCTACAGCCGCGCGCGGTTCCAGAACGACATCGGTCCCGCCGGTGCGACATACGCCGGTTCACCCGACCGGGTGGCAGCGAAGATCGCAGACACGGTGACCACCCTGGGGCTCGGTCGATTCGATCTCAAGTATGCGACCGGCACTCTGTCGCATGAGTCCATGATGCGGAGCATCGAGCTCTACGGCACCGAGGTCATCCCGCGAGTGCGCAGGCTGCTGGCGCAGCGCGACTGA